A stretch of Lactiplantibacillus brownii DNA encodes these proteins:
- a CDS encoding UTRA domain-containing protein: MDKIFSSDTIGSWREWLAIKAKYKEIYLDLRELIINGKFSYQDTLPTEAVLIQKYACSRNTVRRAIKQLADEGLVQSVHGKGVIVLYNGNFEQQIIKNGQPSFNRLAKNREAKFTKRVLFFDEKLVDTQIAKESSFPVGTPVFYIKRIRILDGEPFILQESYFLKKVMPELTLEIAQESVYDYLIHQLSQKIATTRRILMMSLATADDHKYLNLGQFNTVPVITNYSYLQDGTMFEYTKSRHQPKHFIFYDQATSNPVLFLP, translated from the coding sequence ATTGACAAAATTTTCTCCTCCGATACAATTGGTTCATGGAGGGAGTGGCTCGCAATCAAAGCAAAATATAAAGAAATCTATTTAGATTTAAGAGAATTAATTATCAATGGCAAATTTTCCTATCAAGACACCCTCCCGACTGAAGCAGTTTTAATCCAAAAATATGCTTGCTCTCGTAATACCGTGCGACGGGCAATCAAACAGCTGGCAGACGAGGGTTTAGTCCAGAGTGTTCACGGCAAAGGCGTCATCGTACTCTATAATGGCAACTTTGAACAACAGATTATCAAGAATGGTCAACCGTCTTTTAATCGGCTGGCTAAAAATCGGGAAGCCAAATTCACCAAACGAGTCCTATTTTTCGATGAAAAGTTAGTCGATACGCAAATTGCCAAGGAAAGCTCCTTTCCAGTTGGCACGCCCGTTTTCTACATTAAGCGCATTCGGATTCTGGATGGCGAACCTTTTATCTTACAAGAAAGTTACTTTTTAAAAAAAGTGATGCCTGAACTGACTCTGGAGATCGCCCAAGAATCAGTTTACGATTACTTGATCCATCAACTGTCACAAAAAATCGCGACCACGCGCCGCATTTTGATGATGTCACTCGCGACGGCCGACGATCATAAATATTTAAACTTGGGACAATTTAATACGGTCCCGGTAATCACCAATTACTCATACCTACAAGATGGCACCATGTTTGAATACACTAAATCGCGACACCAGCCTAAACATTTTATTTTCTACGACCAGGCAACCAGCAATCCCGTGTTATTCTTACCGTAA